A window of the Eleutherodactylus coqui strain aEleCoq1 chromosome 8, aEleCoq1.hap1, whole genome shotgun sequence genome harbors these coding sequences:
- the LOC136577849 gene encoding thioredoxin domain-containing protein 2-like, giving the protein MRKRVTPSTRTRSDPRQPPVVLKSKCAKYKWCRSTRPDDVFEVFRGYSPSQRILPKSEDTPGSRGYSPEQRILPEAEDTRRSRGYSPEQRILPEPENTLQSRGYSPKQNILPKAEDTPQVRGYFRKQRILPRAEDTPEAEDTPRSRGYSPEQRILPEAEDTPQRRGYPPKQNILPKAEDTPQVRGYSRKQRILPRAEDTPEAEDTPEAEDTPRSRGYSPEQRILPEAEDTPQRRGYSPKQKILPKAEDTPRSRGYSPKQRILPRAVLCGRLQPYGHRAPGRESQALTDHSRRHR; this is encoded by the exons ATGAGGAAGCGGGTGACTCCATCCACCAGGACCAGATCGGACCCCCGCCAGCCCCCTGTGGTCCTGAAGAGCAAATGTGCCAAGTACAAATGGTGCAGGAGCACAAGACCGGATGACGTCTTCGAGGTCTTTAG AGGATACTCCCCAAGTCAGAGGATACTCCCCAAGTCAGAGGATACTCCCGGAAGCAGAGGATACTCTCCAGAGCAGAGGATACTCCCTGAAGCAGAAGATACTCGCCGAAGCAGAGGATACTCCCCAGAGCAGAGGATACTCCCCGAACCAGAGAATACTCTGCAGAGCAGAGGATACTCCCCGAAGCAGAATATACTCCCCAAAGCAGAGGATACTCCCCAAGTCAGAGGATACTTCCGGAAGCAGAGGATCCTCCCCAGAGCAGAGGATACTCCCGAAGCAGAGGATACTCCCCGAAGCAGAGGATACTCCCCAGAGCAGAGGATACTCCCCGAAGCAGAGGATACTCCCCAGAGAAGAGGATACCCCCCGAAGCAGAATATACTCCCCAAAGCAGAGGATACTCCCCAAGTCAGAGGATACTCCCGGAAGCAGAGGATCCTCCCCAGAGCAGAGGATACTCCCGAAGCAGAGGATACTCCCGAAGCAGAAGATACTCCCCGAAGCAGAGGATACTCCCCAGAGCAGAGGATACTCCCCGAAGCAGAGGATACTCCCCAGAGAAGAGGATACTCCCCAAAGCAGAAGATACTCCCCAAAGCAGAAGATACTCCCCGAAGCAGAGGATACTCCCCGAAGCAGAGGATCCTCCCCAGAGCAGTCCTGTGTGGAAGGCTGCAGCCCTACGGCCATAGAGCTCCAGGAAGAGAAAGTCAAGCCCTTACTGATCACAGCAGGAGGCACAGATGA